A DNA window from Comamonas fluminis contains the following coding sequences:
- a CDS encoding DUF1329 domain-containing protein yields MGSTGVAWAKATPDEVAKLGNTLTCTGGEKAGTASGVPEFTGKWLGTPAGIKYESHAGQHPVDPYASEKPVFVISAENLSKYAERLTDGQKAMFAKYPKTFRIPVYTGHRDFRYPDFVCASAKKNAENATMNADGLGVSNAVKGAMPFPLPKNGLELVFNNLLPFRSSTELTLRDSANVLPDGSIVWGRAENRSMSLLNQPDVAGQPLTGAMAQGMNITKLPEREKGGVSVSLEPVDFGKDKRLGWSYDPGTRRVRQIPEYGFDQPMAGTGGKMTIDSDRLFNGSPERYNWKMVGKREIYVPANAYKVHGKGVKYADLIKPNHANPDFLRYELRRVWVLEASLKEGYRHLFSKRVLFLDEDTGQALVSDYYDGRGQLWQHAFINHYYAFDANAWHAGTSFYHDLNSGGYLAYNLFQERELGPVLNKNDMTPAMFTPQAARTVGN; encoded by the coding sequence ATGGGAAGTACAGGTGTTGCATGGGCGAAGGCGACGCCCGATGAAGTGGCAAAGCTGGGCAATACGCTGACTTGCACAGGCGGCGAAAAAGCGGGCACAGCCAGTGGCGTGCCTGAGTTCACAGGCAAATGGCTGGGCACACCTGCGGGCATCAAGTATGAGTCTCATGCGGGCCAGCACCCCGTGGATCCCTATGCTAGCGAAAAGCCGGTGTTTGTGATCTCTGCAGAGAATCTGAGCAAGTACGCAGAGCGTCTGACGGACGGGCAAAAAGCCATGTTCGCCAAGTACCCCAAGACTTTCCGTATCCCTGTCTATACCGGACACCGTGATTTCCGATATCCAGACTTTGTGTGTGCATCTGCAAAGAAGAACGCAGAGAACGCAACGATGAATGCAGATGGTCTGGGCGTCAGCAATGCAGTCAAAGGTGCCATGCCCTTCCCTCTGCCCAAGAACGGGCTGGAACTGGTCTTTAACAATCTGCTGCCTTTCCGTTCCTCGACCGAACTCACCCTGCGCGACAGTGCCAATGTGCTGCCAGACGGCAGCATCGTCTGGGGCCGTGCAGAAAACCGCAGCATGAGCCTGCTCAATCAGCCTGATGTGGCGGGACAGCCGCTGACAGGTGCGATGGCTCAGGGCATGAACATCACCAAGCTGCCAGAGCGTGAAAAAGGCGGCGTCAGCGTCAGCCTGGAACCTGTGGACTTTGGCAAGGACAAGCGTCTGGGCTGGAGCTATGACCCCGGCACCCGCCGCGTGCGTCAGATTCCGGAATACGGCTTTGACCAGCCCATGGCTGGCACGGGCGGCAAGATGACCATTGATTCGGACCGCCTGTTCAATGGCTCGCCCGAACGCTACAACTGGAAGATGGTGGGCAAGCGCGAAATCTATGTGCCCGCCAACGCCTACAAGGTTCATGGCAAGGGCGTGAAGTATGCCGACCTGATCAAGCCCAACCACGCCAACCCCGACTTCCTGCGCTACGAGCTGCGCCGCGTATGGGTGTTGGAGGCCAGCCTCAAGGAAGGCTATCGCCACCTGTTTTCCAAGCGCGTGCTGTTCCTTGACGAAGACACGGGCCAGGCACTGGTCAGCGACTACTACGACGGCCGTGGCCAGCTGTGGCAGCACGCTTTCATCAATCATTACTACGCGTTTGATGCGAATGCCTGGCATGCAGGCACCAGCTTCTATCACGACCTGAACTCTGGCGGCTATCTGGCCTATAACCTGTTCCAGGAGCGTGAACTGGGTCCGGTGCTCAACAAGAATGACATGACGCCCGCCATGTTTACACCGCAAGCGGCCCGCACCGTGGGGAACTGA